Proteins from a single region of Deltaproteobacteria bacterium:
- a CDS encoding ABC transporter ATP-binding protein translates to MGEVAVHALRAVDLDLYRGEFVVLLGPSGSGKSTLLNILGGLDVPTSGTVYFLDHDLTVEDDRELTRFRREHVGFVFQFYNLIPSLTARENVALVTEIAESPMDPDDALRLVGLGDRLDHFPAQLSGGEQQRVAIARAIAKRPAVLLCDEPTGALDFETGKLVLEALAHVNRELHTTTAVITHNAAIAGMADRVIRLRSGQITEVHANPVRLTPGELQW, encoded by the coding sequence ATGGGGGAAGTGGCGGTGCACGCGCTCCGCGCCGTGGATCTCGATCTCTACCGCGGCGAGTTTGTCGTGCTGCTGGGGCCGTCCGGCAGCGGCAAGTCGACGTTGCTCAACATCCTCGGCGGGCTGGACGTGCCCACCAGCGGCACGGTGTACTTCCTCGATCATGATCTTACCGTTGAGGACGATCGCGAGCTGACCCGTTTTCGCCGCGAGCACGTCGGTTTCGTCTTCCAGTTCTACAATCTCATCCCCAGCCTCACCGCGCGGGAAAACGTCGCCCTGGTCACCGAGATTGCCGAGTCGCCGATGGACCCCGACGACGCGCTGCGGCTGGTCGGGCTGGGTGACCGGCTCGATCACTTCCCGGCCCAGCTCTCCGGCGGCGAGCAGCAGCGGGTGGCGATCGCGCGGGCTATTGCCAAGCGGCCGGCGGTGCTGTTGTGCGACGAGCCCACCGGTGCGCTCGACTTTGAGACCGGCAAGCTGGTGCTCGAAGCGCTGGCGCACGTCAACCGCGAGCTGCATACGACCACGGCGGTGATCACGCACAACGCCGCGATTGCGGGGATGGCCGACCGCGTGATTCGCTTGCGCAGTGGTCAGATCACCGAGGTTCACGCCAACCCCGTTCGTCTGACGCCGGGTGAGTTGCAATGGTGA
- a CDS encoding HlyD family efflux transporter periplasmic adaptor subunit translates to MTRSRRGLVMAAGAVLALALVVVLVRPAPVGVEVARARRGPLRVTVDEEGKTRVRDRFVLTAPVAGRVERISLRQGDTVELGALAARIHPAPLDPRTRAEATARLEAAEAEERAAGARVEQAHAALAQARRAGRRAHQLAQAGTLSAAEREVAELAETTQTKELAAATFAARAAAHNVQAASAALLTAGGETAALVPCGDSSAPCLELRSPIGGRVLRLPEQSERVVAAGTPLLELGDPGALEIVVDLLSEDAVKVRPGAPVLIDDWGGEGTLHARVRLIEPSGFTKLSALGVEEQRVNLIADFIDPPAALGDGYRVEARIAVWEAEAVLQIPATALFRRAGVWNVFLLEGGKARRTPVELGHRGTLTVEVLNGLADGATLILHPNDQIADGVRVKPLARWEPEAAQAD, encoded by the coding sequence ATGACCCGCTCGCGGCGTGGGCTAGTAATGGCGGCAGGCGCGGTGCTTGCGCTCGCGCTGGTGGTGGTGCTGGTGCGCCCGGCGCCGGTGGGCGTGGAGGTGGCGCGGGCGCGGCGCGGGCCGTTGCGGGTGACCGTCGACGAGGAGGGCAAGACGCGGGTGCGCGATCGCTTCGTGTTGACAGCGCCGGTGGCCGGCCGCGTCGAGCGCATCAGCCTGCGTCAGGGCGATACGGTCGAACTCGGAGCCCTGGCCGCACGCATACATCCGGCCCCGCTCGATCCCCGCACCCGTGCCGAGGCCACGGCGCGGCTGGAGGCCGCCGAGGCGGAAGAGCGCGCCGCCGGCGCCCGCGTCGAGCAGGCGCATGCAGCGCTAGCACAAGCCCGGCGCGCCGGCCGCCGTGCCCACCAGCTGGCGCAGGCGGGAACGCTTTCGGCCGCCGAGCGTGAAGTGGCCGAGCTGGCGGAGACGACGCAGACCAAGGAACTTGCGGCGGCGACCTTCGCGGCGCGGGCGGCGGCGCACAATGTGCAAGCGGCAAGCGCTGCGCTGCTGACCGCGGGTGGAGAGACCGCCGCGCTCGTCCCGTGCGGCGATAGCAGCGCTCCTTGCCTCGAGTTGCGCTCGCCGATTGGCGGCCGGGTTCTGCGCCTCCCCGAGCAGAGCGAGCGCGTGGTGGCAGCGGGGACGCCACTACTCGAGCTGGGTGATCCCGGCGCGCTCGAGATCGTCGTTGACCTGCTGTCGGAGGACGCGGTCAAAGTGCGGCCCGGTGCGCCGGTGCTGATCGACGACTGGGGCGGCGAAGGCACGCTGCACGCGCGGGTGCGGCTGATCGAGCCATCGGGCTTCACCAAGCTCTCCGCCCTCGGCGTCGAGGAACAGCGCGTCAACTTGATCGCCGATTTCATCGACCCGCCGGCGGCGCTCGGCGACGGCTACCGCGTCGAGGCGCGCATTGCCGTCTGGGAAGCCGAGGCGGTGCTGCAAATCCCGGCCACGGCGCTGTTTCGGCGCGCCGGGGTGTGGAACGTCTTCCTCCTGGAAGGCGGCAAGGCCCGCCGCACACCCGTCGAGCTCGGCCACCGCGGCACGCTCACCGTCGAGGTGCTGAACGGTCTGGCGGACGGCGCCACGCTGATTCTGCACCCCAATGACCAGATCGCTGACGGCGTGCGGGTCAAGCCGCTGGCGCGCTGGGAGCCGGAAGCGGCGCAAGCGGATTGA
- a CDS encoding FtsX-like permease family protein, translating into MSALDRKLLRDLRHLRGQLIAIAVVVMCGVATVVTTRTAYDSLLSSRAIYYAQYRFADIFAHLKRAPEALAATLATIPGVAAVQTRIVFEVTLDVPGLDEPATGRLVSIPARQTAVLNDLYLRRGRYLEAGRRNEVLVSEAFAQANHLQVGDALGAVLNGHWQALRIAGVVLSPEYVYEIRGSDVFPDNRHFGVLWMSREAMGPAFNMEGAFNDLALALAPGASEPEVIAQLDRRLERYGGLGAFGRSEQISARFLADEIAQNRVSGTVLPAIFLGVAAFLLNIVLSRLVSTQRDQIAVLKAFGYSNRAIGGHYLKFAFIAVLPGAVAGTALGLWLGSLINRMYVQFYRFPVFRYEVGPEVVALAVGVSALAALLGALAAVRRAVALPPAEAMRPEPPAGFGRGLLERAGVWRWLSVPWRVIARNLTRRPSRALLSILGMSLAVAILVVGRYFVDAVHLLAEVQFGMVQREDVAITFHEPRPARARHEVARLPGVLRSESFRVVPARLRFEHRSRRVALTGLEPGGTLHQLVDQQFHVFALPPAGVVLTSKLADILGVRRGEVLTVDVLEGERPRRTLAVAGLVDELIGLAAYMDRHSLSRLLGEGESLSGALLAVDPPAASQLYADLKQLPAVAAVTIRAVALASFEETLAKSLGVFNTVVVVFACAIAVAMVYNAARIALSERGRELASLRVLGFTRAEVAIMLLGEQAILTLVAMPLGSVLGYAACALISRAYQWELFRLPLVLQPRVYAFAYGVVGVAALLSALVVRRRLNHLDLVEVLKTRE; encoded by the coding sequence ATGAGCGCGCTCGATCGCAAGCTGCTGCGTGATCTGCGGCACCTGCGTGGCCAGCTCATCGCCATCGCCGTGGTGGTGATGTGCGGCGTCGCCACGGTGGTCACCACGCGTACCGCCTACGACTCGCTGCTGAGCTCGCGCGCGATCTATTACGCCCAGTACCGCTTCGCCGACATCTTCGCGCACCTCAAGCGCGCCCCGGAGGCGCTGGCGGCCACGCTCGCCACCATCCCCGGGGTCGCCGCGGTGCAAACCCGCATCGTCTTCGAGGTCACCCTCGACGTGCCCGGTCTCGACGAGCCCGCAACCGGCCGGCTGGTGTCGATCCCCGCACGCCAGACGGCGGTTCTCAACGACCTCTACCTCCGCCGCGGGCGCTACCTCGAAGCCGGGCGGCGCAACGAGGTGCTGGTCAGCGAGGCCTTCGCCCAGGCCAACCACCTGCAGGTCGGCGACGCCCTCGGGGCCGTGCTCAACGGTCACTGGCAAGCGCTGCGCATCGCTGGCGTGGTGCTGTCGCCCGAGTACGTCTACGAGATTCGCGGCAGCGACGTGTTCCCCGACAACCGGCACTTCGGCGTGTTGTGGATGAGTCGCGAGGCGATGGGCCCGGCGTTCAACATGGAAGGGGCCTTCAACGACCTGGCGCTGGCGCTGGCGCCCGGGGCCAGCGAGCCCGAGGTGATTGCTCAGCTCGATCGGCGACTCGAGCGCTACGGCGGGCTCGGCGCCTTTGGCCGTAGCGAGCAGATCTCCGCGCGTTTCCTCGCCGACGAGATCGCGCAGAACCGCGTCAGTGGCACCGTGTTGCCGGCGATCTTTCTCGGCGTCGCCGCCTTCCTGCTCAACATCGTGCTTTCGCGCCTGGTGAGCACGCAGCGCGATCAGATCGCGGTGCTAAAGGCGTTCGGTTACTCCAACCGCGCCATCGGCGGCCACTACCTCAAGTTCGCCTTCATCGCGGTGCTGCCCGGCGCCGTTGCCGGCACGGCTTTGGGTTTATGGCTGGGCTCGCTGATCAACCGGATGTACGTGCAGTTCTATCGCTTCCCGGTGTTTCGCTATGAAGTCGGGCCGGAAGTGGTGGCGCTGGCGGTCGGTGTCAGCGCGCTGGCTGCGCTGCTTGGGGCCTTGGCGGCGGTGCGCCGCGCCGTCGCGCTGCCGCCGGCCGAGGCCATGCGGCCGGAGCCGCCCGCTGGTTTTGGACGCGGCCTGCTGGAGCGAGCCGGCGTGTGGCGGTGGCTTTCCGTCCCGTGGCGGGTAATCGCCCGCAACCTGACACGGCGGCCAAGCCGCGCCTTGTTGTCGATCTTGGGCATGTCATTGGCGGTGGCCATCCTGGTCGTCGGCCGCTACTTCGTTGATGCCGTACACCTGCTTGCGGAGGTGCAATTCGGCATGGTGCAACGCGAAGACGTGGCCATCACTTTTCACGAGCCGCGGCCGGCGCGCGCGCGCCACGAAGTCGCCCGCTTGCCCGGGGTGCTGCGCTCGGAGAGCTTTCGGGTTGTGCCGGCGCGACTGCGGTTCGAGCACCGCTCACGGCGGGTGGCGCTCACCGGGCTGGAGCCCGGCGGCACGCTGCACCAGCTGGTGGATCAGCAGTTCCACGTCTTCGCGCTGCCGCCCGCCGGGGTGGTTCTCACCAGCAAGCTGGCCGACATCCTGGGCGTGCGGCGCGGGGAGGTGCTCACGGTCGATGTGCTCGAAGGCGAACGGCCGCGGCGCACGCTCGCCGTGGCGGGCTTGGTCGATGAACTCATCGGCCTGGCTGCCTACATGGACCGCCACAGCTTGAGCCGGCTGTTGGGCGAGGGCGAGTCGCTCTCCGGCGCTCTGCTGGCGGTCGACCCACCGGCCGCCTCGCAGCTCTACGCCGACTTGAAGCAGTTACCGGCGGTGGCCGCCGTCACCATTCGCGCCGTGGCCTTGGCCAGCTTCGAGGAGACGCTGGCGAAGAGCTTGGGGGTCTTCAACACCGTGGTGGTGGTGTTCGCGTGTGCGATTGCCGTCGCCATGGTGTACAACGCCGCCCGGATCGCGTTGTCCGAGCGTGGGCGCGAGCTGGCGAGCTTGCGGGTGCTCGGCTTTACGCGTGCTGAGGTGGCAATCATGCTGTTGGGGGAGCAGGCGATACTGACGCTGGTGGCGATGCCGTTAGGCTCTGTGCTGGGGTATGCGGCCTGTGCGCTGATCTCGCGGGCGTACCAGTGGGAGCTGTTTCGCCTGCCGCTGGTGCTGCAACCGCGCGTTTACGCCTTTGCCTATGGCGTCGTCGGTGTGGCGGCGCTGTTGTCGGCACTGGTAGTACGCCGGCGGCTGAATCACCTCGATCTGGTCGAAGTGTTGAAGACCCGGGAGTGA
- a CDS encoding 2-oxoacid:acceptor oxidoreductase subunit alpha: protein MSNDLIIGMAGSGGDGVVSAGESLITAAALEGYHAIMTKSFGSQIRGGESSCRLRISKREIFNPGGTLDVAVALNWEDFLKFGAELPVGGHTVVIYDSETGIAPDEIPLTGLKPAETLAVPINDIAKRTAGTDKAKNTVVLGLLAGWFGLARAGIVAGMRKKFGKKSPEVLAGNERAFAAGIAYAEAHPLGNGWVMPPPEKHNGTPLLVDGNEMCAAAAIVAGCEFFAGYPITPSTEIMQFFSREIWKYGGTVLQAEDEIAGIGAVVGASFAGKKAMTATSGPGMSLKTEMLGLATIAELPLVCVNVQRGGPSTGIPTKSEQADLFQAIFSAHGDAARPVLAPVNVEDTFRVTIEAFNIAEHYQTPVIILSDQEIAQRKETVTPIDTKAISLVNRRRPTPTELEDYVRFRLTESGISPISRPGMPGGNYLASGIEHNESGAPTASGEVHARMNEKRLRKLHPLKERRDLFILTGDLEAPLGLVSWGSVAGVAMEALQLAQAEGLRVKLLVPKLLYPIAEEIYQDFFASVQAGLIIEQSHLGQLHRVIRMFLDVPAGMKSLARSGSNPIVPLEVVEQLRLLTLDLQRRRVPPLQPHE from the coding sequence ATGAGCAACGATCTGATTATCGGCATGGCCGGCTCCGGTGGCGACGGCGTGGTTTCCGCCGGTGAGTCGCTGATCACCGCCGCTGCGCTCGAAGGCTACCACGCGATCATGACCAAGAGCTTCGGCTCGCAGATTCGCGGCGGCGAGTCTTCTTGCCGGCTGCGGATCTCGAAGCGCGAGATCTTCAACCCCGGCGGCACGCTCGACGTGGCGGTTGCGCTCAATTGGGAGGATTTCCTCAAGTTCGGAGCCGAGCTGCCGGTCGGCGGCCACACCGTGGTGATCTACGACAGCGAAACGGGAATCGCGCCCGACGAGATCCCGCTCACCGGCTTGAAACCGGCTGAGACGCTGGCGGTGCCGATCAATGACATCGCCAAGCGAACCGCCGGCACCGACAAGGCCAAGAACACCGTCGTACTCGGCCTGCTGGCCGGCTGGTTCGGGTTAGCGCGCGCCGGCATCGTGGCCGGCATGCGCAAGAAGTTCGGCAAGAAGAGCCCCGAGGTGCTCGCCGGCAACGAGCGCGCGTTTGCCGCCGGGATCGCTTACGCCGAGGCCCATCCGCTCGGCAACGGCTGGGTGATGCCGCCGCCGGAGAAGCATAACGGCACGCCGCTGCTGGTCGACGGCAACGAGATGTGTGCGGCCGCGGCCATTGTTGCCGGCTGCGAGTTTTTCGCCGGCTATCCCATCACGCCGTCGACCGAGATCATGCAGTTCTTCAGCCGCGAGATCTGGAAGTACGGCGGCACCGTGCTGCAAGCCGAGGATGAGATCGCGGGCATCGGCGCGGTGGTCGGCGCCTCGTTCGCCGGCAAGAAGGCGATGACCGCGACCTCGGGACCGGGTATGTCGCTCAAGACCGAAATGCTCGGCCTGGCCACCATCGCCGAGCTGCCGCTGGTATGCGTCAACGTTCAGCGCGGCGGCCCGTCGACCGGCATCCCGACCAAGAGCGAACAAGCCGATCTCTTTCAGGCCATCTTCTCCGCCCACGGCGACGCCGCCCGGCCGGTGTTGGCGCCGGTGAACGTCGAAGACACGTTTCGCGTTACGATCGAAGCCTTCAACATCGCCGAGCACTACCAGACGCCGGTGATCATTCTCTCCGACCAGGAAATCGCCCAGCGCAAAGAGACGGTCACGCCGATCGATACCAAAGCTATTTCGTTGGTGAACCGCCGCCGGCCGACGCCGACGGAACTCGAAGACTACGTCCGCTTCCGCCTGACCGAGTCCGGCATCAGCCCCATCAGTCGTCCCGGCATGCCCGGCGGCAACTACCTGGCCTCGGGCATCGAGCACAACGAGAGCGGTGCGCCGACCGCCAGCGGCGAGGTGCACGCGCGCATGAATGAGAAGCGCCTGCGCAAGCTGCACCCGCTCAAGGAACGGCGCGACCTGTTCATCTTGACGGGCGACCTCGAGGCGCCGCTGGGGCTGGTGAGCTGGGGCAGCGTGGCCGGTGTGGCGATGGAAGCGCTGCAGCTGGCGCAGGCCGAGGGCTTGCGGGTGAAGCTGCTGGTGCCCAAGTTGCTCTACCCGATTGCGGAGGAGATCTACCAGGATTTCTTCGCCTCGGTGCAAGCCGGACTGATCATCGAGCAGTCCCATTTGGGGCAGCTGCACCGGGTCATTCGCATGTTCCTCGACGTGCCCGCGGGGATGAAATCACTGGCGCGCAGCGGCTCCAACCCGATCGTGCCGCTCGAAGTGGTCGAGCAACTGCGCCTCCTCACGCTCGATCTGCAACGCCGGCGCGTGCCGCCGCTGCAACCCCACGAATGA
- a CDS encoding 2-oxoacid:ferredoxin oxidoreductase subunit beta has translation MNVAATRAPEPLTTKDYQSDLKPIWCPGCGDFGVASAIYRALAAIGRQPHEIAFVSGIGCSSRIPGYTTAYGFNSVHGRALPIAQGIKLANPELTVLVAGGDGDGFSIGGGHVPHAIRRNVDLTYVVMDNQIYGLTKGQLSPTSPRGRKTVTSTYGSLEEPVNPLLYVLSYGAGFVAQGTPADMGGLAAMIEAGIRFRGFAFINVASPCITYGEPEVQLKAHKARMKSLASTGHDPTDRLRAMALAQEYGSQLYTGVFYRTPTPSPTYDDLVRERQQQCRSAAPPKERILELFAPE, from the coding sequence ATGAACGTCGCTGCCACGCGTGCGCCCGAGCCGTTGACGACAAAAGACTACCAGAGCGACCTCAAGCCCATCTGGTGTCCGGGCTGCGGCGATTTCGGTGTCGCCAGCGCCATCTATCGCGCGCTGGCGGCGATCGGCCGCCAGCCGCACGAGATCGCCTTCGTCTCGGGCATCGGCTGCTCCAGCCGCATTCCCGGCTACACCACCGCCTACGGGTTCAACAGCGTACACGGGCGGGCTCTGCCGATCGCGCAGGGCATCAAGCTGGCCAACCCCGAGCTCACGGTGCTGGTTGCCGGCGGTGACGGCGACGGCTTTTCCATCGGCGGCGGGCACGTTCCGCACGCGATCCGGCGCAACGTCGACCTCACCTACGTCGTCATGGACAACCAGATCTACGGCCTCACCAAGGGCCAGCTCTCGCCGACGTCGCCACGGGGCCGCAAGACCGTCACCTCGACTTACGGCAGCCTCGAAGAGCCGGTCAATCCCCTGCTCTACGTGCTCAGCTACGGCGCCGGATTCGTCGCGCAAGGAACGCCGGCGGACATGGGCGGCTTGGCGGCGATGATCGAGGCGGGCATCCGCTTCCGCGGCTTTGCCTTCATCAACGTGGCCTCGCCCTGTATCACTTACGGTGAGCCGGAGGTTCAGCTGAAGGCGCACAAAGCTCGCATGAAGAGCCTGGCGTCAACCGGTCATGACCCGACCGACCGCTTGCGCGCCATGGCCCTGGCCCAGGAATACGGCAGCCAGCTCTACACCGGTGTGTTCTACCGCACCCCCACGCCGAGCCCGACCTACGACGACCTAGTGCGCGAGCGACAGCAGCAGTGCCGCTCGGCGGCGCCGCCGAAAGAGAGAATCCTGGAGCTGTTTGCCCCCGAGTGA
- a CDS encoding superoxide dismutase has product MALTYEAKTALKPAGLTGISAEQIAQHWKLYEGYVTNTNALRAELEALRQQGKGGSAAYADRRRRFGFEYNGMVLHEYYFGNLQAGVAAPAESSPLRAALAQQFGSFEAFSEDFANTGLSRSIGWAIVYLDPATGALNNHFVQLHEEGNVAGFVPILVLDVWEHAYMVDYGAGGRGTYIKAFLSNVNWRVVEERFAAASRG; this is encoded by the coding sequence ATGGCGTTAACCTACGAGGCGAAAACCGCACTCAAGCCGGCCGGGCTGACCGGCATCTCCGCAGAGCAAATCGCGCAGCACTGGAAGCTGTATGAAGGTTACGTCACCAACACCAACGCGCTGCGCGCTGAGCTGGAAGCCTTGCGCCAGCAGGGCAAAGGCGGCAGTGCCGCTTACGCCGACCGCCGCCGGCGCTTCGGCTTCGAGTACAACGGCATGGTCCTGCACGAATACTATTTCGGGAATCTACAAGCAGGGGTGGCCGCGCCGGCCGAGAGCAGCCCGCTGCGCGCGGCGCTGGCGCAGCAGTTCGGCAGCTTCGAGGCCTTCAGCGAAGACTTCGCCAACACCGGCCTGAGCCGCTCGATCGGTTGGGCCATTGTCTACCTCGATCCGGCCACCGGCGCGCTCAACAACCACTTCGTGCAGTTGCACGAGGAAGGCAACGTCGCCGGCTTCGTGCCGATTCTCGTGCTCGATGTGTGGGAGCACGCTTACATGGTGGACTACGGCGCCGGCGGGCGCGGCACCTACATCAAGGCGTTCTTGAGCAACGTGAATTGGCGCGTCGTCGAAGAGCGCTTCGCCGCGGCCAGCCGCGGCTAG